A genomic region of Oryza glaberrima chromosome 1, OglaRS2, whole genome shotgun sequence contains the following coding sequences:
- the LOC127776932 gene encoding ABC transporter B family member 4-like isoform X2 — MTGERQATRIRSLYLKSVLRQDIAFFDVEMTTGQIVSRMSGDTVLVQDAIGEKVGKFLQLVATFAGGFVVAFVKGWLLSLVMLACIPPVVIAGGAVSKMLAKISSKGQASYSDAANVVEQTIGAIKTVVSFNGEKQAVASYNKLINKAYKAAVEEGLTNGFGMGSVFFIFFSSYGLAIWYGGKLVVSKGYSGGDIINILFAVMTGAMSLGNATPCMAAFAEGQSAAYRLFKTIKRKPQIDPDDITGKQLEDIRGDVELKDVYFSYPARPEQLIFDGFSLHVSSGTTMAIVGESGSGKSTVISLVERFYDPQAGEVLIDGINIKSLRLNWIRGKIGLVSQEPLLFMTSIKDNITYGKEDATIEEIRRAAELANAANFIDKLPDGYDTMVGQRGAQLSGGQKQRIAIARAILKNPKILLLDEATSALDVESERIVQEALNRIMVDRTTLVVAHRLTTVRNADCISVVQQGKIVEQGPHDELVMNPNGAYSQLIRLQETHEEEEKKLDHHISDSRSKSRSLSFKRSISRDSAGNSSRHSLALPFGLPGSVELLEGNDSTVGEQTEQGGDGEVQQKAPIGRLARLNKPEVPILLLATLAAGVHGVLFPMFGVMISNAIKTFFEPADKLKKDASFWGLMCVVLGIISIISIPVEYFMFGIAGGKLVERVRALSFRSIIHQEVAWFDDPRNSSGALGARLSVDALNVRRLVGDNLALAVQVVSTLITGIVIAMIADWKLTLIILCVIPLVGLQGYAQVKFLKGFSEDAKMLYEDASQVATDAVSSIRTVASFCSEKRVMTMYDNKCEASKNQGVRTGMVGGLGFGFSFLMLYLTYGLCFYVGAQFVRHNKTTFGDVFKVFFALVLATIGISQTSAMASDSTKAKDSAISIFALLDRKSQIDSSSDEGRTLANVKGNIDFRHVSFKYPTRPDVQIFSDFTLHIPSGKTVALVGESGSGKSTAIALLERFYNPESGTILLDEVEIKSLKVNWLRDQMGLVGQEPVLFNDTIRANIAYGKHGDVTEEELIKAAKASNAHEFISSLPQGYDTTVGERGVQLSGGQKQRVAIARAILKDPKILLLDEATSALDAESERIVQDALDNVMVGRTTIIVAHRLSTIKGADIIAVLKDGAIAEKGRHEALMNIKDGVYASLVELRSGSS; from the exons ATGACTGGAGAACGGCAGGCGACACGCATTCGATCTCTATACCTCAAATCTGTCCTGAGACAGGATATAGCATTCTTTGATGTAGAAATGACAACTGGGCAGATAGTTTCAAGAATGTCCGGTGACACTGTGTTAGTTCAGGATGCCATTGGTGAGAAG GTTGGCAAGTTTCTACAACTTGTGGCTACCTTCGCCGGTGGTTTCGTTGTAGCATTTGTGAAAGGTTGGCTTCTATCCCTTGTCATGTTGGCCTGCATCCCTCCTGTTGTCATTGCTGGTGGAGCTGTATCGAAGATGCTAGCAAAAATCTCTAGCAAGGGTCAAGCATCATATAGCGATGCAGCGAATGTTGTTGAACAGACAATTGGAGCCATAAAAACT GTTGTTTCCTTCAACGGTGAAAAGCAGGCTGTTGCATCTTACAATAAACTCATAAACAAGGCATACAAGGCAGCTGTTGAGGAAGGACTTACGAACGGTTTTGGCATGGGCTCCGttttcttcatatttttctCCAGCTATGGTTTAGCTATATGGTATGGCGGCAAGTTGGTAGTCAGCAAAGGATACTCAGGAGGAGACATCATAAATATCTTGTTTGCTGTCATGACTGGGGCAAT GTCTTTAGGGAATGCGACCCCATGTATGGCAGCCTTTGCAGAAGGGCAATCTGCAGCTTATAGATTGTTCAAAACAATCAAGAGAAAACCACAGATTGATCCTGATGACATAACTGGGAAACAGTTGGAGGACATCAGGGGTGATGTGGAATTGAAGGATGTGTACTTCAGCTACCCAGCAAGGCCTGAGCAACTGATATTTGATGGATTTTCATTGCATGTTTCTAGTGGCACGACAATGGCTATAGTTGGGGAGAGTGGAAGCGGCAAGTCCACTGTTATTAGTCTTGTCGAAAGATTCTATGATCCACAGGCTGGTGAGGTTTTGATTGATGGGATTAACATCAAGAGCTTGAGGCTTAATTGGATAAGAGGGAAGATTGGTCTTGTCAGCCAAGAGCCATTGCTCTTTATGACCTCCATTAAAGATAATATAACATACGGCAAAGAGGATGCAACAATTGAAGAGATTAGGAGAGCAGCTGAGCTTGCTAATGCAGCAAATTTTATTGACAAATTACCTGAT GGCTATGATACAATGGTTGGTCAACGTGGCGCACAGCTCTCAGGGGGACAAAAGCAAAGAATTGCTATTGCTAGAGCAATACTTAAAAACCCCAAAATCCTTCTGTTAGATGAGGCTACTAGCGCATTGGATGTGGAATCAGAGAGGATAGTTCAAGAGGCACTGAACAGGATCATGGTGGACAGAACCACACTTGTGGTTGCTCATCGCTTGACCACAGTGAGGAATGCTGATTGTATATCAGTTGTTCAACAAGGAAAGATAGTTGAGCAAG GTCCCCATGATGAATTGGTAATGAACCCCAATGGTGCTTATTCGCAACTCATTAGGCTACAAGAAACCcacgaagaagaagagaagaaattaGACCATCACATATCTGATTCAAGGTCTAAAAGTAGAAGTTTGTCATTCAAGCGATCGATTAGCAGGGATTCTGCAGGAAATAGTAGCAGGCATTCTCTAGCCCTTCCCTTTGGCTTGCCTGGCTCAGTTGAATTGCTTGAAGGCAATGATTCGACTGTGGGGGAACAGACAGAGCagggtggtgatggtgaagtCCAACAGAAAGCTCCTATTGGACGACTGGCTAGACTAAACAAGCCAGAGGTACCGATACTTTTGTTAGCAACACTGGCTGCAGGAGTTCATGGAGTGCTTTTCCCAATGTTTGGAGTAATGATTTCCAATGCCATCAAAACTTTCTTTGAGCCAGCAGACAAACTAAAAAAGGATGCTAGCTTTTGGGGTTTGATGTGTGTTGTCCTGGGTATAATTTCAATAATATCAATACCGGTGGAGTACTTTATGTTTGGAATAGCTGGAGGTAAACTTGTAGAGCGTGTCCGTGCCTTGTCATTCCGGAGTATTATTCACCAAGAAGTTGCTTGGTTTGATGATCCTAGGAATTCCAG TGGAGCGCTTGGTGCAAGATTATCAGTAGATGCTTTGAATGTCCGGCGTTTAGTTGGAGACAATCTTGCATTGGCAGTTCAGGTCGTCTCAACACTTATCACAGGAATTGTCATAGCGATGATAGCGGACTGGAAGCTCACTTTGATCATCCTTTGTGTGATTCCACTTGTGGGTCTTCAAGGTTATGCTCAAGTTAAGTTCCTGAAGGGGTTCAGTGAAGATGCCAAG ATGTTGTATGAAGATGCAAGTCAAGTGGCTACTGATGCAGTAAGCAGCATCAGGACTGTAGCTTCCTTTTGTTCTGAGAAAAGAGTGATGACAATGTATGATAATAAATGTGAAGCTTCAAAGAATCAAGGAGTTAGAACAGGAATGGTTGGAGGCCTTGGTTTTGGTTTCTCATTCTTGATGTTGTACCTAACATATGGTCTCTGTTTCTATGTCGGAGCACAATTCGTACGCCACAATAAAACTACTTTTGGGGACGTTTTCAAG GTTTTCTTTGCATTGGTGTTGGCAACTATTGGAATATCTCAAACAAGTGCGATGGCTTCTGATTCTACAAAGGCCAAGGATTCAGCTATCTCCATATTTGCTTTGCTAGACCGCAAGTCACAAATTGACTCGAGTAGTGATGAGGGTAGGACATTGGCCAACGTCAAGGGAAACATTGATTTCCGACATGTCAGCTTCAAGTACCCAACCCGCCCAGATGTTCAGATCTTCAGTGATTTTACTCTTCACATACCCTCTGGCAAG ACCGTTGCACTTGTTGGAGAGAGTGGTAGTGGAAAGTCCACAGCAATCGCTTTGCTAGAGCGATTCTACAATCCCGAGTCAGGAACCATCTTGTTGGATGAAGTAGAAATCAAGAGCTTAAAGGTCAATTGGTTGAGGGATCAGATGGGGTTGGTCGGCCAAGAGCCTGTGCTCTTTAATGACACAATCCGTGCTAACATAGCCTACGGGAAGCATGGGGATGTCACTGAGGAGGAGCTCATCAAAGCTGCAAAGGCATCCAATGCACATGAGTTCATATCGAGCCTTCCCCAAGGATATGATACCACCGTGGGGGAGAGAGGGGTGCAGCTATCTGGTGGCCAGAAACAGCGGGTGGCTATTGCGAGGGCCATATTGAAAGATCCAAAGATACTACTTCTAGATGAGGCAACGAGTGCCTTGGATGCTGAATCTGAGCGCATTGTGCAGGATGCGTTAGATAATGTGATGGTTGGCAGGACTACGATTATTGTGGCGCACCGCCTCTCGACGATCAAAGGTGCTGATATCATTGCAGTTCTGAAGGATGGTGCGATAGCGGAGAAAGGAAGGCATGAGGCATTGATGAACATCAAAGATGGTGTCTATGCTTCACTTGTTGAACTCCGTTCAGGCTCATCATAA
- the LOC127776932 gene encoding ABC transporter B family member 9-like isoform X1: MDAAANGGRDGKEKKAKNGRDGEDKKKEEDGDAGKKVSFTGLFRYADGTDLLLMAVGTVAALANGVSQPLMTVIFGQVINAFGEATNGDVLHRVNQAVLNFVYLGIATAVVSFLQVACWTMTGERQATRIRSLYLKSVLRQDIAFFDVEMTTGQIVSRMSGDTVLVQDAIGEKVGKFLQLVATFAGGFVVAFVKGWLLSLVMLACIPPVVIAGGAVSKMLAKISSKGQASYSDAANVVEQTIGAIKTVVSFNGEKQAVASYNKLINKAYKAAVEEGLTNGFGMGSVFFIFFSSYGLAIWYGGKLVVSKGYSGGDIINILFAVMTGAMSLGNATPCMAAFAEGQSAAYRLFKTIKRKPQIDPDDITGKQLEDIRGDVELKDVYFSYPARPEQLIFDGFSLHVSSGTTMAIVGESGSGKSTVISLVERFYDPQAGEVLIDGINIKSLRLNWIRGKIGLVSQEPLLFMTSIKDNITYGKEDATIEEIRRAAELANAANFIDKLPDGYDTMVGQRGAQLSGGQKQRIAIARAILKNPKILLLDEATSALDVESERIVQEALNRIMVDRTTLVVAHRLTTVRNADCISVVQQGKIVEQGPHDELVMNPNGAYSQLIRLQETHEEEEKKLDHHISDSRSKSRSLSFKRSISRDSAGNSSRHSLALPFGLPGSVELLEGNDSTVGEQTEQGGDGEVQQKAPIGRLARLNKPEVPILLLATLAAGVHGVLFPMFGVMISNAIKTFFEPADKLKKDASFWGLMCVVLGIISIISIPVEYFMFGIAGGKLVERVRALSFRSIIHQEVAWFDDPRNSSGALGARLSVDALNVRRLVGDNLALAVQVVSTLITGIVIAMIADWKLTLIILCVIPLVGLQGYAQVKFLKGFSEDAKMLYEDASQVATDAVSSIRTVASFCSEKRVMTMYDNKCEASKNQGVRTGMVGGLGFGFSFLMLYLTYGLCFYVGAQFVRHNKTTFGDVFKVFFALVLATIGISQTSAMASDSTKAKDSAISIFALLDRKSQIDSSSDEGRTLANVKGNIDFRHVSFKYPTRPDVQIFSDFTLHIPSGKTVALVGESGSGKSTAIALLERFYNPESGTILLDEVEIKSLKVNWLRDQMGLVGQEPVLFNDTIRANIAYGKHGDVTEEELIKAAKASNAHEFISSLPQGYDTTVGERGVQLSGGQKQRVAIARAILKDPKILLLDEATSALDAESERIVQDALDNVMVGRTTIIVAHRLSTIKGADIIAVLKDGAIAEKGRHEALMNIKDGVYASLVELRSGSS; encoded by the exons ATGGacgcggcggcgaacggcggcagGGATGGCAAGGAGAAGAAGGCGAAGAACGGCAGGGACGGCGAGGacaagaagaaggaggaggacggcgacgccgggAAGAAGGTGTCGTTCACGGGGCTGTTCCGGTACGCCGACGGCACGGACCTGCTGCTGATGGCGGTCGGCACGGTGGCGGCGCTCGCCAACGGGGTGTCGCAGCCGCTCATGACCGTCATCTTCGGCCAGGTCATCAACGCCTTCGGCGAGGCCACCAACGGCGACGTCCTCCACCGCGTCAACCAG GCGGTTCTCAACTTTGTCTACCTGGGCATCGCGACAGCGGTTGTTTCATTTCTTC AGGTGGCGTGCTGGACAATGACTGGAGAACGGCAGGCGACACGCATTCGATCTCTATACCTCAAATCTGTCCTGAGACAGGATATAGCATTCTTTGATGTAGAAATGACAACTGGGCAGATAGTTTCAAGAATGTCCGGTGACACTGTGTTAGTTCAGGATGCCATTGGTGAGAAG GTTGGCAAGTTTCTACAACTTGTGGCTACCTTCGCCGGTGGTTTCGTTGTAGCATTTGTGAAAGGTTGGCTTCTATCCCTTGTCATGTTGGCCTGCATCCCTCCTGTTGTCATTGCTGGTGGAGCTGTATCGAAGATGCTAGCAAAAATCTCTAGCAAGGGTCAAGCATCATATAGCGATGCAGCGAATGTTGTTGAACAGACAATTGGAGCCATAAAAACT GTTGTTTCCTTCAACGGTGAAAAGCAGGCTGTTGCATCTTACAATAAACTCATAAACAAGGCATACAAGGCAGCTGTTGAGGAAGGACTTACGAACGGTTTTGGCATGGGCTCCGttttcttcatatttttctCCAGCTATGGTTTAGCTATATGGTATGGCGGCAAGTTGGTAGTCAGCAAAGGATACTCAGGAGGAGACATCATAAATATCTTGTTTGCTGTCATGACTGGGGCAAT GTCTTTAGGGAATGCGACCCCATGTATGGCAGCCTTTGCAGAAGGGCAATCTGCAGCTTATAGATTGTTCAAAACAATCAAGAGAAAACCACAGATTGATCCTGATGACATAACTGGGAAACAGTTGGAGGACATCAGGGGTGATGTGGAATTGAAGGATGTGTACTTCAGCTACCCAGCAAGGCCTGAGCAACTGATATTTGATGGATTTTCATTGCATGTTTCTAGTGGCACGACAATGGCTATAGTTGGGGAGAGTGGAAGCGGCAAGTCCACTGTTATTAGTCTTGTCGAAAGATTCTATGATCCACAGGCTGGTGAGGTTTTGATTGATGGGATTAACATCAAGAGCTTGAGGCTTAATTGGATAAGAGGGAAGATTGGTCTTGTCAGCCAAGAGCCATTGCTCTTTATGACCTCCATTAAAGATAATATAACATACGGCAAAGAGGATGCAACAATTGAAGAGATTAGGAGAGCAGCTGAGCTTGCTAATGCAGCAAATTTTATTGACAAATTACCTGAT GGCTATGATACAATGGTTGGTCAACGTGGCGCACAGCTCTCAGGGGGACAAAAGCAAAGAATTGCTATTGCTAGAGCAATACTTAAAAACCCCAAAATCCTTCTGTTAGATGAGGCTACTAGCGCATTGGATGTGGAATCAGAGAGGATAGTTCAAGAGGCACTGAACAGGATCATGGTGGACAGAACCACACTTGTGGTTGCTCATCGCTTGACCACAGTGAGGAATGCTGATTGTATATCAGTTGTTCAACAAGGAAAGATAGTTGAGCAAG GTCCCCATGATGAATTGGTAATGAACCCCAATGGTGCTTATTCGCAACTCATTAGGCTACAAGAAACCcacgaagaagaagagaagaaattaGACCATCACATATCTGATTCAAGGTCTAAAAGTAGAAGTTTGTCATTCAAGCGATCGATTAGCAGGGATTCTGCAGGAAATAGTAGCAGGCATTCTCTAGCCCTTCCCTTTGGCTTGCCTGGCTCAGTTGAATTGCTTGAAGGCAATGATTCGACTGTGGGGGAACAGACAGAGCagggtggtgatggtgaagtCCAACAGAAAGCTCCTATTGGACGACTGGCTAGACTAAACAAGCCAGAGGTACCGATACTTTTGTTAGCAACACTGGCTGCAGGAGTTCATGGAGTGCTTTTCCCAATGTTTGGAGTAATGATTTCCAATGCCATCAAAACTTTCTTTGAGCCAGCAGACAAACTAAAAAAGGATGCTAGCTTTTGGGGTTTGATGTGTGTTGTCCTGGGTATAATTTCAATAATATCAATACCGGTGGAGTACTTTATGTTTGGAATAGCTGGAGGTAAACTTGTAGAGCGTGTCCGTGCCTTGTCATTCCGGAGTATTATTCACCAAGAAGTTGCTTGGTTTGATGATCCTAGGAATTCCAG TGGAGCGCTTGGTGCAAGATTATCAGTAGATGCTTTGAATGTCCGGCGTTTAGTTGGAGACAATCTTGCATTGGCAGTTCAGGTCGTCTCAACACTTATCACAGGAATTGTCATAGCGATGATAGCGGACTGGAAGCTCACTTTGATCATCCTTTGTGTGATTCCACTTGTGGGTCTTCAAGGTTATGCTCAAGTTAAGTTCCTGAAGGGGTTCAGTGAAGATGCCAAG ATGTTGTATGAAGATGCAAGTCAAGTGGCTACTGATGCAGTAAGCAGCATCAGGACTGTAGCTTCCTTTTGTTCTGAGAAAAGAGTGATGACAATGTATGATAATAAATGTGAAGCTTCAAAGAATCAAGGAGTTAGAACAGGAATGGTTGGAGGCCTTGGTTTTGGTTTCTCATTCTTGATGTTGTACCTAACATATGGTCTCTGTTTCTATGTCGGAGCACAATTCGTACGCCACAATAAAACTACTTTTGGGGACGTTTTCAAG GTTTTCTTTGCATTGGTGTTGGCAACTATTGGAATATCTCAAACAAGTGCGATGGCTTCTGATTCTACAAAGGCCAAGGATTCAGCTATCTCCATATTTGCTTTGCTAGACCGCAAGTCACAAATTGACTCGAGTAGTGATGAGGGTAGGACATTGGCCAACGTCAAGGGAAACATTGATTTCCGACATGTCAGCTTCAAGTACCCAACCCGCCCAGATGTTCAGATCTTCAGTGATTTTACTCTTCACATACCCTCTGGCAAG ACCGTTGCACTTGTTGGAGAGAGTGGTAGTGGAAAGTCCACAGCAATCGCTTTGCTAGAGCGATTCTACAATCCCGAGTCAGGAACCATCTTGTTGGATGAAGTAGAAATCAAGAGCTTAAAGGTCAATTGGTTGAGGGATCAGATGGGGTTGGTCGGCCAAGAGCCTGTGCTCTTTAATGACACAATCCGTGCTAACATAGCCTACGGGAAGCATGGGGATGTCACTGAGGAGGAGCTCATCAAAGCTGCAAAGGCATCCAATGCACATGAGTTCATATCGAGCCTTCCCCAAGGATATGATACCACCGTGGGGGAGAGAGGGGTGCAGCTATCTGGTGGCCAGAAACAGCGGGTGGCTATTGCGAGGGCCATATTGAAAGATCCAAAGATACTACTTCTAGATGAGGCAACGAGTGCCTTGGATGCTGAATCTGAGCGCATTGTGCAGGATGCGTTAGATAATGTGATGGTTGGCAGGACTACGATTATTGTGGCGCACCGCCTCTCGACGATCAAAGGTGCTGATATCATTGCAGTTCTGAAGGATGGTGCGATAGCGGAGAAAGGAAGGCATGAGGCATTGATGAACATCAAAGATGGTGTCTATGCTTCACTTGTTGAACTCCGTTCAGGCTCATCATAA